The DNA sequence ATTACCATATCACACATGCTCGAAATAACTCTTGCCGTATCTTTTACAGGTTCTCCCCGTCCCAAATGAATATCACGGCTAGAGAGAAAAAGCGCATGCCCCCCAAGCTGAAACATTCCTGTTTCAAAACTTACACGCGTTCTTGTTGAACTCTTTTCAAAGATCATAGCAAGTGTCTGCATCTCTAATTCTTTATTGTAAATGCCCGCTTTGAGCTCTTTTTTTATTTTCAGACCGATATCTATAATTTCTAAAATCTCTTCTTTGGTAAAATCTTTGAGTGTTAAAAAATGTCTCACAGTTTCTTCCTCTTTTTTGTTTATCAGCTATTTTAATATACTTTTCTTTAAATTAGCGATTTTTGAGCATTTGTGCTACTTCTTTTGCATGATATGAGATAATTATGTCAGCGCCTGCACGTTTAAATGCTATCATCGTCTCCATCACCACGCGTTCATAGTCTATCAAATTATTCAGACCGGCAAATTTCAGCATAGCATACTCACCGCTTACATTATAAACAGCCATCGGAAGCGAAGTGTTGTCTTTAATCTCACGCACAATGTCCAAATAAGCCAAAGCAGGCTTTACCATCAAAATATCAGCCCCCTGCTCTTCATCACTTTTACTCTCAGCAATCGCTTCACGGCGGTTTGCAGGATCCATCTGGTACGAGGAGCGGTCACCAAAACTAGGAGTTGATTCAGCCACATCACGAAACGGTCCGTAATATCCACTTGCAAATTTTGTAGAGTATGCCATAATCGGCAACTCTTTATACCCTGCTCTGTCCAGGTATGTTCGCAAAGTTTCTATAATACCGTCCATCATACCCGAAGGTGCTATCATATCTGCACCTGCTTTAGCATGTATAATTGCCTGCTGTCCGGAAATCTCCAAAGTGGCATCATTATCAACTGTTTCACGATCATCATCAATTATGCCGCAATGCCCGTGATCGGTATATTCACAAAAACACAAATCTGTGACGACAAACATATCAGGGTGTGCTTTTTTTATCTCCCGTACTGCTGAAGCGATAATCCCGTGTTCACACAAAGCATCACTGCCTATGGAATCTTTGACATCGGGAATTCCAAAAAGAATAATCGAATACAATCCTAATTTTTTAAGCACCGCACACTCTTTTACAGCCTCATCAATACTCATCTGATAAACACCCGGCATGGATGCCACTTCGGTTTTAATACCTTCACCGCTACGGATAAAAAGCGGATATATAAAATCATCTACAGTTACATGTGTTTCTCTTACAAGCGCACGGAGATGCTTGTTTAGTCTGGTTCTGCGAAATCTTTGAAACATTTTTGACCCTTTATATTTTAAAGAGGCTATTTTACCCTTTTAAAGATTAAATTTATTCATATAATATAATTCTAATCATAATCTAACTATAATGCCTGCAAAATTGTACAGGACAGCATATATGCAAATAAAAATATCTGATGTGGCAGATTTGCCCTCAAGATTCGGTGATTTCAATGTACAGGCTTTTAAACAAGGGCAAAAAGAGCATCTTGTTATTTGTGCAAAAGAGTTGGCTGAAGTGCCGATAGTACGTGTTCACTCGGAGTGTCTTACCGGAGATGCCATAGGCAGTTTAAAATGCGACTGCCGTGACCAGCTTGAGTATGGTTTGCAAATGGCTGATAAAACCGGCGGAATGGTAATCTATCTTCGGCAGGAGGGAAGAAACATAGGACTTTTAAACAAAATCAACGCCTATGCCCTGCAGGACAAAGGGCTCAATACCATAGAGGCCAACCATCAACTCGGTTTTGCTGCAGATGAGCGTACCTATGAAGTCGTCACTTTTATTTTGCATCATTACAATATCAAAAAAATAAAACTGCTGACCAACAATCCTGACAAAGTAAACTCGATCAGCGGTGTTGAAATTGTTGAGAGGATTCCCATTATTATGAAACCGAACAAGCATAATGAAGGATACCTTGATGTCAAGCGCGACGGAATGGGACATCTTTTATAAAGATCAGGAAAACTTTGATGCGCTCAGGGCCTGCACTCTTCTTTTGCTTGTCTCAAGAAGTCTCAGCAGATCTTTTGTAATCTCTTCAAGATCTTTATAATATACTTTTGCCTTTTCAAGTTCCAAATCATCTACCTTATGTGTTTTAAACAGTTTGGAAAAAAAACCCTCCTCTTTTGCACCCGTAAAAATAGCATGGATTTTGGCATACTGTATATGCCACTCTTCATGTATCCTGTCTAGACTCTCATAAAACTGAACACCTAAAACACTTTTTATTTCTTGGGTATCATCATAAAACCACTTCCCAAATTCACACTTCATTTTCGACACAGGTGTTAAATTGTCAATATTTTTGCCTTCAATCAAAAACTTTATTTTTGTCATCTGCTCTATATGTGCCTCACGGGCATGTTCCATCGCATCTATTGTTTTTTCTTTCGTCATATTGTTTCACCTTATAAAGTACCTGTATTATTACATAAAATTTCTAAATTTATTCATCTATTTAAGAAAAATCATTATATAATTTGTCAAAACTTAAGAAAGGAATGTAACTTGAAACACCCAGAACCAATTAATAACCAAATCAAATTAAATCCAAAAAAATATATAGTTTCCAAAACAGATCCAAAAGGAATCATCGAATACGGCAATGATTATTTTGTAGAAATCTCCGGATACAGTGAATCAGAACTTATCGGAAAACCTCACAGTATCATACGACATCCTGATATGCCAAAAGTTGTATTTAAAATGATGTGGGACAGAATCAATGATGCAAAAAACATCATCGCTGTTGTGAAAAATCTTGCCAAAGACGGAAGTTACTACTGGGTTGTCACAGAATTTGAGCCAAAAATAGATCCTATTACAAACAAAATCATCTCTCATACGGCATACAGAAAAGCCGCTCCGCAAAAAGCAGTTGATACAATGGAACCGATTTATGCAAAACTGCTTGAGATCGAGCAGGAAGGCGGGATGGAAGCAAGTGAAAAATACTTAAGAGGATTTTTTGAAGAAAAACAAATCACTTATGACGAGTTTATCAATGACCTTGTTGGAAACAAAGGTCTGTTCAAAATTTTCTTTACAGCTATGAAAAAAATATTTTCATAATAAATTCTGAATTCCTGCAATTTACATTCTATTAAATAATATTCAGATAAAATATCCTTTTTAAAGGATATTCTATTGGATTTAAAAACAACACTGGCTCATGACAAAATAGAGTTACCAAATAATTTTTTTCAAAACATACAAAAATACAAAGAGCATCTCTTTAAATGGAATAAAATTCATAATCTTACAGGTGCAAAAAGTGAACGGACTATAAATGAGTTCATTTATGATGCGGTTTTTCCTGTCAGTTTTTTACCAAAAGTAGACTCCCTCCTCGACATAGGCACCGGTGCCGGATTTCCGGGAATGATTTTGGCATTTGCACTGCCGCACACAGAGGTAACACTTGTAGAGCCTTTAACAAAACGGGCAAGTTTTTTGCAGTTTGTCAAGGCTGATTTGGGACTTGACAATGTAAAAGTCGTAAAAAAACGGGTTGAAGAGATGCAGCCGAAAGTATTTGATCTTATCACATCACGTGCCGTCACAGACACAAAAATGCTTTTATCTCTCAGTAAAAATTTTCGGGATGCTCATTCAAAGCTGCTTTTTTACAAAGGTGAAAAAGTTTTTGATGAAATTGAAGCTGATATTGATATAAAACATAAAATAATTGAAACAAAAAACAGACACTATTTACTTCTAGGAGAAGAATTATGATACTGAAAATACTTATAATCGGAGCAGTTATTGCTGCGGTTTACTTTCTGTTTTTCAAGACAAAACCAGAAGCAAAAGTTACAAAAAAGAACACGAAAAAAGACTCCGCAAAGCCCGATGCCGATGAAATGGTGGAGTGTACAAGCTGTGGTGTTTATGCGGAAATACAAGAGTGTATTCTCAGTAACGGAAAATACTACTGCTCTCGCGAATGTTTACAAAAGGGAAAATAATGCTTTTATTTGGTCATAGATTTATAAAGAGTGAAAAATTTTATCATGTGTCTGATATAGACGCAATTGTTCAGACACCACCTGCGTCAATAATTTACCTCGAATTTGAAGAGAAAAACCTTGATATTATTGAATACCTCAATCAGAATTCTATAAAATTCGCACTCAAAGTTCAAAATGTCACAGAGCTCATTTATGCTTCTGCCCTGGGTGCAAGTTATATCCATGTAGAGCAGAAACTGGCAAAAACTGCCCAGAAAATTGCTGAAAACTATTTGTTTGATGCAAAAATATTAGTACATATAGAGAAGGAAGAAGAGATAGAAGAGATGGCACTGTTGGGAATAGACGGTGCTGTATTTACAGAGGCGATTGTCAAAATAGCTTAAGGACACCTCTAAATTGTTCTTCGCAGGTGTGCTTTTAAAGAGGTCAGGATTTCATAGCTTATTGTGCCCGCATACTTGGCAACTTCGCGTGCATCATTAAAAATCAGGAGTTCTTCTTTGTCTGTCAAAAAAGAACTGTTGTCCATAGAAATTCTACCCGCTATTTTAATGCCCTCAGGCGTTATAAAATTGTGCGAACAGCTTCTTAAAAAACCATCACCATACCCAAAATCATAATTTGTCACGCTACAAGAGGCCTTTGCCTCAAAAGCTGCTCCATAACCGACACAGTCTCCTTTTTGAAGCTTTCTTGAAGAGATCTTTTTTGCATATACAGACAAAACAGGTGCCAATTCGTTTACATGTAAGCCTTTTACATGTAAAGCATTCGGCAATTCCAGACAACCATAGGCTGCGATGCCTACGCGCGCCATATCTTCATCAAAATCATTTGTGCGAAAGAGTGCGGCAGAATTACACGAATGAAACCCTAAAGGAGTAAAATCATACTTTTTTGCCAACACCTTTGCTTCTTTTTTCACCTGTTGAAAATTTTTGTTTTGCAAATCAAAATATTCATTCTCTTCATCAGCACAAGAGTGGTGTGTAAAAACAGCTTCAAGTTTGAGTCCCTGTTTTGCACATAACACAAAGGCTTCTTCGAGTTCATCCATCAAAATACCGTTACGACACATTCCCGTATCTACTT is a window from the Sulfurimonas hydrogeniphila genome containing:
- the hemB gene encoding porphobilinogen synthase; this encodes MFQRFRRTRLNKHLRALVRETHVTVDDFIYPLFIRSGEGIKTEVASMPGVYQMSIDEAVKECAVLKKLGLYSIILFGIPDVKDSIGSDALCEHGIIASAVREIKKAHPDMFVVTDLCFCEYTDHGHCGIIDDDRETVDNDATLEISGQQAIIHAKAGADMIAPSGMMDGIIETLRTYLDRAGYKELPIMAYSTKFASGYYGPFRDVAESTPSFGDRSSYQMDPANRREAIAESKSDEEQGADILMVKPALAYLDIVREIKDNTSLPMAVYNVSGEYAMLKFAGLNNLIDYERVVMETMIAFKRAGADIIISYHAKEVAQMLKNR
- the ribA gene encoding GTP cyclohydrolase II is translated as MQIKISDVADLPSRFGDFNVQAFKQGQKEHLVICAKELAEVPIVRVHSECLTGDAIGSLKCDCRDQLEYGLQMADKTGGMVIYLRQEGRNIGLLNKINAYALQDKGLNTIEANHQLGFAADERTYEVVTFILHHYNIKKIKLLTNNPDKVNSISGVEIVERIPIIMKPNKHNEGYLDVKRDGMGHLL
- a CDS encoding CZB domain-containing protein, giving the protein MTKEKTIDAMEHAREAHIEQMTKIKFLIEGKNIDNLTPVSKMKCEFGKWFYDDTQEIKSVLGVQFYESLDRIHEEWHIQYAKIHAIFTGAKEEGFFSKLFKTHKVDDLELEKAKVYYKDLEEITKDLLRLLETSKRRVQALSASKFS
- a CDS encoding PAS domain-containing protein; the encoded protein is MKHPEPINNQIKLNPKKYIVSKTDPKGIIEYGNDYFVEISGYSESELIGKPHSIIRHPDMPKVVFKMMWDRINDAKNIIAVVKNLAKDGSYYWVVTEFEPKIDPITNKIISHTAYRKAAPQKAVDTMEPIYAKLLEIEQEGGMEASEKYLRGFFEEKQITYDEFINDLVGNKGLFKIFFTAMKKIFS
- the rsmG gene encoding 16S rRNA (guanine(527)-N(7))-methyltransferase RsmG, with the protein product MDLKTTLAHDKIELPNNFFQNIQKYKEHLFKWNKIHNLTGAKSERTINEFIYDAVFPVSFLPKVDSLLDIGTGAGFPGMILAFALPHTEVTLVEPLTKRASFLQFVKADLGLDNVKVVKKRVEEMQPKVFDLITSRAVTDTKMLLSLSKNFRDAHSKLLFYKGEKVFDEIEADIDIKHKIIETKNRHYLLLGEEL
- a CDS encoding PP0621 family protein, whose product is MILKILIIGAVIAAVYFLFFKTKPEAKVTKKNTKKDSAKPDADEMVECTSCGVYAEIQECILSNGKYYCSRECLQKGK
- a CDS encoding alanine racemase, which encodes MAYIALDKNYFFNNLDIITKLTKTKDKTALVLKDNAYGHGLLQIAQMAKEYGITKAVVRTFEEAKQIESFFEYILVLADFAQESNEKIRYTINDLQAIHKFAKNTKVQLKVDTGMCRNGILMDELEEAFVLCAKQGLKLEAVFTHHSCADEENEYFDLQNKNFQQVKKEAKVLAKKYDFTPLGFHSCNSAALFRTNDFDEDMARVGIAAYGCLELPNALHVKGLHVNELAPVLSVYAKKISSRKLQKGDCVGYGAAFEAKASCSVTNYDFGYGDGFLRSCSHNFITPEGIKIAGRISMDNSSFLTDKEELLIFNDAREVAKYAGTISYEILTSLKAHLRRTI